The Streptomyces avermitilis MA-4680 = NBRC 14893 genome contains a region encoding:
- a CDS encoding TerD family protein, whose amino-acid sequence MGVTLAKGGNVSLSKEAPGLTAVTVGLGWDVRTTTGAAYDLDASALLCSGSGRVVSDLHFVFYNNLTSPDGSVQHTGDNLTGEGEGDDESINVELAQVPAEVTKIVFPVSIHEAQSRGQSFGQVSNAFIRVVNRANNVELARYDLSEDASTETAMVFGELYRHGGEWKFRAVGQGYASGLAGIASDYGVNV is encoded by the coding sequence GTGGGCGTAACTCTGGCCAAGGGCGGCAACGTTTCGCTGAGCAAAGAGGCTCCGGGCCTGACCGCGGTGACGGTGGGCCTCGGGTGGGACGTGCGGACGACCACCGGTGCCGCATACGACCTGGACGCGAGTGCGCTGCTGTGTTCCGGCTCGGGCCGGGTCGTCTCCGACCTGCACTTCGTCTTCTACAACAACCTGACGAGCCCGGACGGTTCGGTCCAGCACACCGGCGACAACCTGACCGGTGAGGGCGAGGGCGACGACGAGTCCATCAACGTCGAACTGGCCCAGGTGCCGGCCGAGGTCACCAAGATCGTCTTCCCGGTCTCCATCCACGAGGCGCAGTCGCGCGGCCAGAGCTTCGGCCAGGTCAGCAACGCCTTCATCCGCGTGGTGAACCGCGCCAACAATGTCGAACTCGCCCGCTACGACCTGTCCGAGGACGCCTCGACCGAGACGGCGATGGTCTTCGGCGAGCTCTACCGGCACGGCGGCGAGTGGAAGTTCCGCGCGGTCGGCCAGGGATACGCATCGGGCCTCGCGGGCATCGCGTCCGACTACGGCGTGAACGTCTGA
- a CDS encoding cation:proton antiporter regulatory subunit, which translates to MSAPRLRATPLPGIGVQYDLMTREHRHLSVVAHRDGARTVSVYRADDPDSCAQSLRLTSSEAGSLIDALKPSHHSASLLYTTDLGLVAERVEVAAASRWNGRVLGETRMRTETGASVVAVLRRAEAIPSPAPDFRLTGGDTLIVIGTREGVDAAAAILGRE; encoded by the coding sequence GTGTCTGCACCACGTCTCAGGGCGACACCGCTGCCGGGCATCGGGGTCCAGTACGACCTCATGACGCGAGAACACCGCCATCTGTCGGTGGTGGCGCACCGCGACGGCGCCCGCACGGTGAGCGTGTACCGGGCCGACGACCCCGACTCCTGTGCGCAGTCGCTGCGGCTGACGAGTTCCGAGGCGGGCTCGCTGATCGATGCGCTCAAGCCCTCCCACCACAGTGCGAGCCTGCTGTACACCACGGACCTCGGGCTGGTCGCCGAGCGCGTCGAGGTCGCCGCGGCCTCCCGTTGGAACGGACGGGTACTGGGCGAGACCCGGATGCGGACCGAGACCGGCGCGTCCGTGGTGGCCGTACTGCGCCGAGCGGAGGCGATCCCGTCTCCGGCCCCGGACTTCCGGCTCACGGGCGGTGACACCCTCATCGTCATCGGCACCCGCGAGGGCGTCGACGCCGCCGCGGCGATACTCGGACGGGAGTGA
- a CDS encoding sensor histidine kinase: protein MSLFRRIFLLNAVGLTVATALLLGPVTVSTPVLPGEALVVLAGLAVMLVVNAVVLWIGLAPLQRLGRAMATADLLHPGARAVVTGPAEMADLISTYNTMLDRLETERATSAARALSAQERERHRVSQELHDEVGQTLTAVLLQLRRVADRAPEGLRAEVRQAQEATRGSLDEIRRIARRLRPGVLEELGLLSALRALTTEFTAHGLSVRHHFDGELPQLSEETELVVYRVAQEGLTNTARHAGADRAELRLHRVADGVELLVRDNGTGAGRAPEGAGIRGMRERALLIGAGLAVEPGPDRGTDIRLRITSTTSTTSTTSVMNATSTGDRSGPRTGTPPHGAR from the coding sequence GTGTCGCTGTTCCGGCGGATCTTCCTGCTCAACGCCGTCGGCCTGACCGTGGCCACCGCGTTGCTGCTGGGTCCGGTCACCGTGTCGACCCCCGTGCTGCCCGGCGAGGCGCTGGTCGTCCTCGCGGGCCTTGCCGTGATGCTCGTCGTCAACGCCGTCGTGCTGTGGATCGGGCTCGCCCCGCTGCAACGGCTGGGGCGGGCCATGGCCACCGCCGATCTGCTGCACCCGGGGGCCCGTGCGGTCGTCACCGGTCCGGCGGAGATGGCCGATCTGATCTCCACGTACAACACCATGCTCGACCGGCTGGAGACCGAGCGCGCCACCAGCGCGGCCCGGGCCCTCTCCGCCCAGGAGCGCGAACGCCACCGCGTCTCCCAGGAACTCCACGACGAGGTCGGCCAGACCCTCACCGCCGTCCTCCTTCAGCTCAGGCGCGTCGCCGACCGGGCGCCCGAGGGGCTGCGCGCGGAGGTGAGGCAGGCACAGGAGGCCACCCGCGGCAGCCTGGACGAGATCCGCCGCATCGCCCGCCGGCTACGCCCCGGTGTCCTGGAGGAACTGGGCCTGCTCAGCGCCCTCCGCGCCCTCACGACCGAGTTCACCGCCCACGGACTGAGCGTGCGCCACCACTTCGACGGCGAACTGCCACAGCTGAGCGAGGAGACGGAACTCGTGGTCTACCGGGTGGCGCAGGAAGGGCTCACCAACACCGCACGGCACGCCGGTGCCGATCGCGCCGAACTCCGGCTCCACCGGGTCGCCGACGGAGTCGAACTACTCGTACGCGACAACGGCACAGGAGCCGGCCGGGCGCCGGAGGGCGCCGGGATCCGCGGTATGCGCGAGCGGGCCCTGCTGATCGGCGCCGGCCTCGCGGTGGAGCCCGGGCCCGACCGGGGCACCGACATCAGGCTGCGCATCACGAGCACCACGAGCACGACGAGCACGACGAGCGTGATGAACGCGACGAGCACCGGCGACCGGTCCGGGCCCCGCACCGGAACCCCTCCCCACGGAGCGCGCTGA
- a CDS encoding DUF5133 domain-containing protein: MLLPARTEVARYLQRYRAWERLMLAAPDNLVVRGNFENTGYTLCVLMGERCAREAADAAEHFLRTGSAAAPHERRTRTGSPARTASGSPARTATGSPARTASNA, from the coding sequence ATGCTGCTGCCTGCCAGAACCGAGGTCGCCAGATATCTCCAGCGGTACCGGGCGTGGGAGCGCCTGATGCTCGCTGCTCCCGACAACCTCGTGGTACGGGGAAATTTCGAGAACACGGGTTACACCCTCTGCGTGTTGATGGGGGAACGGTGCGCCCGCGAGGCCGCGGACGCCGCCGAACACTTTCTGCGCACCGGCTCGGCGGCGGCACCGCACGAGCGGAGGACACGCACCGGCTCTCCCGCGCGCACGGCAAGCGGTTCTCCCGCGCGTACGGCAACCGGTTCTCCCGCGCGTACGGCAAGCAACGCCTGA
- a CDS encoding response regulator has protein sequence MSLPPPAQRPTRVLLADDHALVRRGVRLILDGEPGLSVVAEAGDGAEAVALARTTDVDLAVLDVAMPRMTGLQAARELSRRLPELRILILTMYDNEQYFFEALKAGACGYVLKSVADRDLVEACRAAMRDEPFLYPGAETALVRTYLDRVHRGEGLPERTITEREEEILKLVAEGHTSKEIGELLFISAKTVERHRANLLQKLGLRDRLELTRYAIRAGLVEP, from the coding sequence ATGTCTCTTCCCCCGCCCGCCCAGCGCCCGACCCGCGTCCTGCTCGCCGACGACCACGCGCTCGTACGGCGGGGCGTACGGCTCATCCTGGACGGCGAACCCGGCCTGAGCGTGGTGGCCGAGGCCGGCGACGGCGCGGAGGCGGTCGCCCTGGCCCGGACGACGGACGTGGACCTCGCCGTCCTGGACGTCGCCATGCCCCGCATGACCGGACTCCAGGCGGCCCGCGAACTCTCCCGCCGCCTGCCCGAGCTGCGCATCCTCATCCTGACGATGTACGACAACGAGCAGTACTTCTTCGAGGCGCTCAAAGCCGGTGCCTGCGGCTACGTCCTGAAGTCCGTGGCCGACCGCGACCTGGTCGAGGCGTGCCGGGCGGCGATGCGCGACGAGCCGTTCCTCTACCCAGGGGCGGAGACCGCGCTCGTACGCACCTACCTCGACCGCGTCCACCGGGGCGAAGGACTGCCCGAGCGGACCATCACCGAGCGCGAGGAGGAGATCCTCAAGCTGGTGGCCGAGGGACACACGTCGAAGGAGATCGGCGAACTCCTCTTCATCAGCGCGAAGACCGTCGAACGCCACCGCGCGAACCTGCTCCAGAAGCTGGGCTTGCGTGACCGCCTGGAACTCACCCGGTACGCGATCCGGGCCGGCCTCGTCGAACCGTGA
- the hypE gene encoding hydrogenase expression/formation protein HypE, with protein MSETTDLRGPATLEAWTCPAPLRDRPRVVMGHGGGGALSAELVQHVFAPAFGGEVLAQMGDAAALSLGGVRLAFSTDSFVVRPLFFPGGSIGDLAVNGTVNDLAMSGARAAYLSCGFILEEGVEVEVVARVAEALGAAARTAGVEVATGDTKVVEAGHGDGIFINTAGIGLIPAGVDLRPQRVVPGDVVIVSGAIGVHGVAIMSVREGLEFGVEIESDCAALGGLVDAMLAVTPDLHVLRDPTRGGLAAALNEIAAASGAGVVVRERDVPVPPAVANACAILGLDPLYVANEGKLVAFVPREHADAVLGAMRAHPLGADARIIGEAVEAHPGMVVARTGLGGTRVVDLPIGEQLPRIC; from the coding sequence TTGTCTGAGACCACCGATCTCCGCGGGCCGGCGACCCTCGAGGCCTGGACCTGTCCCGCCCCGCTGCGTGACCGGCCGCGCGTCGTCATGGGCCACGGCGGAGGCGGGGCACTCTCCGCCGAGCTGGTCCAGCACGTCTTCGCCCCCGCCTTCGGGGGAGAGGTGCTCGCCCAGATGGGTGACGCCGCCGCTCTCTCGCTGGGCGGTGTCCGGCTGGCGTTCTCCACCGACTCCTTCGTGGTGCGGCCGCTGTTCTTCCCCGGCGGCAGCATCGGCGATCTCGCCGTCAACGGCACCGTCAACGACCTCGCCATGAGCGGCGCCCGCGCCGCCTACCTCTCCTGCGGATTCATCCTGGAGGAGGGCGTCGAAGTGGAGGTGGTCGCCCGGGTGGCCGAGGCGCTGGGGGCGGCGGCGCGCACCGCCGGCGTCGAGGTGGCGACCGGCGACACCAAGGTGGTGGAGGCAGGACACGGCGACGGGATCTTCATCAACACGGCGGGCATCGGCCTCATCCCGGCGGGCGTCGATCTGCGTCCGCAGCGGGTCGTCCCCGGCGACGTCGTCATCGTCAGCGGTGCCATCGGCGTACACGGTGTGGCGATCATGAGCGTCCGCGAAGGCCTGGAATTCGGTGTGGAGATCGAAAGCGACTGCGCGGCGCTCGGCGGCCTGGTCGACGCCATGCTCGCCGTCACCCCGGATCTGCATGTGCTGCGCGATCCCACGCGAGGGGGGCTGGCGGCCGCGCTGAACGAGATCGCGGCGGCCTCCGGCGCGGGGGTGGTCGTCCGGGAGCGCGACGTCCCGGTTCCGCCGGCCGTGGCCAACGCCTGCGCCATTCTGGGCCTGGACCCCCTGTACGTCGCCAATGAGGGCAAGCTGGTGGCCTTCGTGCCGCGCGAGCACGCCGACGCGGTCCTGGGCGCGATGCGGGCCCACCCGCTGGGTGCCGACGCCAGGATCATCGGCGAGGCGGTGGAGGCCCACCCAGGGATGGTGGTGGCCCGGACGGGACTGGGCGGCACCAGGGTCGTCGACCTGCCGATCGGCGAGCAGTTGCCGCGGATCTGCTGA
- a CDS encoding (2Fe-2S)-binding protein, whose amino-acid sequence MDSHTEPGVAAPDPHRSEVTLRVNGKLYTLTVDHRSVLLDVLREDLDLTGAKKGCDHGQCGACTVLVDGRRVNSCLLPAVAQDGRDITTIEGLAGTGEVVGEEGLAGGDGLVEGGGAGLHPLQRAFLERDAFQCGYCTPGQICSALGALAEAEAGHPSRVTDPARPSGQPVPLGRDEIRERLSGNLCRCGAYTHIVEAVEDVIR is encoded by the coding sequence ATGGATTCCCACACCGAGCCCGGCGTCGCGGCGCCCGACCCTCACCGCTCCGAGGTCACTCTGCGGGTCAACGGCAAGCTGTACACGCTCACCGTGGACCACCGTTCCGTCCTCCTGGACGTCCTGCGGGAAGACCTCGACCTCACCGGCGCGAAGAAGGGCTGCGACCACGGCCAGTGCGGTGCCTGCACGGTCCTCGTGGACGGCCGCCGGGTCAACAGCTGTCTGCTGCCGGCGGTCGCCCAGGACGGCCGCGACATCACCACCATCGAGGGGCTCGCCGGCACTGGTGAGGTCGTCGGCGAGGAGGGACTCGCCGGCGGCGACGGTCTCGTCGAGGGCGGCGGCGCCGGACTCCATCCGCTCCAGCGGGCCTTTCTGGAGCGGGACGCCTTCCAGTGCGGATACTGCACGCCCGGACAGATCTGCAGCGCCCTGGGCGCCCTGGCGGAGGCGGAGGCGGGCCACCCCTCCCGCGTCACCGACCCCGCCAGGCCCTCCGGGCAGCCCGTACCGCTCGGCAGGGACGAGATCCGCGAGCGGCTCAGCGGCAACCTCTGCCGCTGCGGCGCGTATACGCACATCGTCGAGGCCGTCGAGGACGTGATCCGATGA
- a CDS encoding cation:proton antiporter, producing the protein MHSAVLLIEFGAIILSLGLLGRAAARLRFSPIPLYLLAGLAFGEGGLLPLGASEEFVATGAEIGVILLLLMLGLEYTAGDLVSNLKAHYPAGLVDFTCNALPGAAAALLLGWGPVAAVVLAGVTWISSSGVIAKVLGDLGRVGNRETPVILSILVLEDLAMAVYLPIVTALVAGAGLAAGSVTLAVALAAAGLVLFVALRFGRLISRFVSSDDPEKLLLVVLGLTILVAGIAQQLQVSAAVGAFLVGIALSGEVAEGAHTLLSPLRDLFAAVFFVFFGLHTDPASIPPVLLPALALAAVTAVTKIATGYWAARRAGISVKGRWRAGGALVARGEFSIVIAGLAVTAGIEPSLGPLATAYVLLLVVLGPLTARYTEPLIARLNARSGRVRPEHRDAPVPTEPEGDTRAQTTVGD; encoded by the coding sequence GTGCACTCCGCGGTCCTGCTGATCGAGTTCGGCGCCATCATCCTCTCTCTCGGGCTGCTCGGCCGGGCGGCCGCCCGGCTGCGGTTCTCCCCCATCCCCCTGTATCTGCTGGCCGGACTGGCCTTCGGCGAGGGCGGGCTGCTGCCCCTCGGCGCGAGCGAGGAGTTCGTCGCCACCGGCGCCGAGATCGGCGTCATCCTGCTGCTGTTGATGCTCGGCCTGGAGTACACGGCCGGCGATCTGGTCTCCAACCTCAAGGCCCACTACCCGGCCGGCCTGGTCGACTTCACCTGCAACGCCCTGCCGGGCGCGGCCGCCGCGCTGCTGCTCGGCTGGGGCCCGGTGGCCGCCGTGGTGCTCGCGGGCGTCACCTGGATCTCGTCGTCCGGTGTCATCGCCAAGGTGCTGGGCGATCTGGGCCGGGTCGGCAACCGGGAGACCCCGGTCATCCTCAGCATTCTCGTCCTGGAAGACCTGGCGATGGCGGTGTACCTGCCCATCGTCACCGCACTGGTGGCCGGGGCCGGGCTGGCGGCCGGCAGCGTGACCCTGGCCGTCGCGCTGGCCGCCGCGGGCCTCGTCCTGTTCGTGGCCCTCCGCTTCGGGCGGCTCATCTCCCGCTTCGTCTCCAGCGACGACCCGGAGAAGCTGCTCCTGGTCGTCCTGGGGCTGACGATTCTGGTCGCCGGGATCGCCCAGCAGCTCCAGGTGTCCGCCGCGGTAGGGGCGTTCCTGGTCGGCATCGCCCTGTCCGGCGAGGTCGCGGAGGGCGCGCACACGCTGCTCAGCCCGCTGCGGGACCTGTTCGCCGCCGTGTTCTTCGTCTTCTTCGGACTGCACACCGACCCGGCCAGCATCCCGCCTGTCCTGCTGCCGGCCCTCGCGCTGGCCGCCGTCACCGCCGTGACGAAGATCGCGACCGGGTACTGGGCCGCGCGGCGGGCCGGGATCTCCGTGAAGGGCCGCTGGCGGGCGGGCGGCGCGCTGGTGGCGCGCGGGGAGTTCTCGATCGTCATCGCGGGACTCGCCGTCACCGCCGGGATCGAGCCCTCGCTCGGCCCGCTGGCCACCGCTTACGTGCTGCTCCTGGTCGTACTCGGCCCGCTCACCGCCCGCTACACCGAGCCCCTGATCGCCCGGCTGAACGCCCGCTCCGGCCGTGTCCGCCCGGAACACCGGGACGCTCCGGTGCCGACGGAACCGGAGGGCGACACGCGAGCACAGACGACGGTCGGCGACTGA
- a CDS encoding FAD binding domain-containing protein, with the protein MKPFAYVRAGSVQEAADAHASRPGARYLAGGTNLVDLMKLGVEQPAALIDVSRLPLDTVEELADGSLRIGATVRNSDLAAHPLVRDRHPVLSQALLAGASGQLRNVATTGGNLLQRTRCPYFQDVTKPCNKRAPGTGCGARDGVHRDHAVLGHSEHCIATNPSDMAVALAALDARVELYGADGERSVPAAEFHRLPGDRPERDTELRPGELITGVVLPAASAGLPSLYRKARDRASYAFALASVAAVLQVRDGVVEHVGITFGGLAHRPWRARRAEEALLGAAPTRAAFEHAVDLELDAARPLRDNAYKVDLARNLAVDVLARLTPPGGA; encoded by the coding sequence ATGAAGCCCTTCGCCTACGTACGTGCCGGCAGCGTCCAGGAGGCGGCCGACGCCCATGCCTCCCGGCCCGGCGCGCGCTATCTCGCCGGCGGTACCAATCTCGTCGACCTGATGAAGCTCGGCGTGGAGCAGCCGGCCGCTCTCATCGACGTCAGCCGGCTGCCGCTCGACACCGTGGAGGAACTGGCCGACGGGTCGCTGCGGATCGGCGCCACCGTCCGCAACAGCGACCTCGCCGCCCACCCCTTGGTCCGTGACCGCCATCCGGTGCTCTCGCAGGCCCTCCTCGCCGGGGCCTCCGGGCAGTTGCGCAACGTGGCCACCACCGGCGGCAACCTGCTCCAGCGCACCCGTTGTCCTTACTTCCAGGACGTGACCAAGCCGTGCAACAAGCGGGCGCCGGGCACCGGTTGCGGCGCCCGCGACGGGGTCCACCGCGATCACGCGGTGCTCGGCCACTCGGAGCACTGCATCGCCACGAACCCCTCCGACATGGCGGTCGCGCTCGCCGCCCTCGACGCGCGCGTGGAGCTGTACGGCGCCGACGGCGAACGCTCCGTCCCGGCAGCCGAGTTCCACCGGCTGCCCGGCGACCGCCCCGAGCGGGACACGGAGTTGCGCCCCGGCGAACTCATCACCGGTGTCGTCCTCCCCGCCGCGTCGGCCGGACTTCCCTCGCTCTACCGCAAGGCCCGCGACCGCGCCTCGTACGCCTTCGCTCTCGCCTCGGTGGCGGCGGTGCTGCAGGTGCGGGACGGCGTGGTCGAGCACGTGGGGATCACCTTCGGCGGGCTGGCCCACCGGCCCTGGCGGGCCCGGCGCGCCGAGGAGGCGCTGCTGGGTGCCGCCCCGACCCGGGCCGCGTTCGAGCACGCTGTGGATCTCGAACTCGACGCCGCCCGGCCGCTGCGCGACAACGCCTACAAGGTGGACCTGGCCCGCAATCTCGCCGTCGACGTCCTGGCCCGGCTCACACCGCCCGGCGGGGCCTGA
- a CDS encoding xanthine dehydrogenase family protein molybdopterin-binding subunit, translating into MADAPTALGAPVERREGRDKVTGTARYAAEYPLPGRAHGWPVPAAIGRGAVRAIDARAALDLPGVLAVLTHENAPRLAEPEDPTLAVLQNPRVPHRGWFVALVVAETLEEARAGAAAVRVDYAAEDHDVTLTETHPEAYTPDTANGGYPAHREHGDPEWAFTSAPVRVDVGYRLPPLHNHPMEPHAATASWQGGRLVVHDSSQGATTVRTVLAGLFELPEDRVTVVAEHVGGGFGCKGTPRPHVVLAAMAARETGRPVTVALPRRFLPAVVGHRAPTLHRVRLGAAADGTLAAVLHEVTTHTSRIKEFVEQAATPARVMYAAANILTSHRVVPLDVPSPSWMRAPGEAPGMFALESAMDELAVELGMDPVELRIANEPDAEPDSGRPFSSRHLVECLREGARRFDWAARPAAPRARTAGPLLMGTGVAAATYPVLVSPATATAQALPGGDFVVRINATDIGTGARTVMAQIAAHALGVPVDRVRSEVGSSDLPSAPLAGGSSGTASWGWAVHEACTRLRARLAEGTGPVPDQGIVTNADTAGHADAESAYARHAFGAHFAEVAVDTVTGEVRVSRLLGVYAAGRILNARTARSQFIGGMTMGLGMALTEGSTMDPAFGDFTESDLAAYHVPAHADVRDIEAYWVDEDDPHLNPMGSKGIGEIGIVGTAAAIGNAVHHATGVRFRELPLTPDRVLGGLATPGSVSGG; encoded by the coding sequence ATGGCCGACGCACCCACCGCCCTGGGCGCACCCGTCGAGCGCCGGGAGGGCCGGGACAAGGTCACCGGCACCGCCCGCTACGCCGCCGAGTATCCGCTGCCGGGCCGGGCGCACGGATGGCCGGTGCCCGCGGCGATCGGGCGCGGTGCGGTCCGCGCGATCGACGCCCGAGCCGCGCTGGACCTGCCCGGGGTGCTCGCGGTGCTCACGCACGAGAACGCGCCTCGGCTCGCCGAACCGGAGGACCCCACGCTCGCCGTGCTCCAGAACCCGCGCGTACCGCACCGCGGTTGGTTCGTCGCCCTGGTCGTCGCCGAGACCCTGGAGGAGGCCCGGGCGGGCGCCGCCGCCGTCCGGGTCGACTACGCGGCCGAGGACCACGACGTGACGCTGACCGAGACCCACCCCGAGGCCTACACGCCGGACACGGCGAACGGAGGGTATCCGGCACACCGCGAACACGGCGACCCCGAGTGGGCGTTCACCTCGGCGCCGGTCCGCGTCGACGTCGGCTACCGGCTGCCGCCGCTGCACAACCACCCCATGGAGCCGCACGCGGCCACCGCCTCCTGGCAGGGCGGCAGACTCGTCGTGCACGACTCCAGTCAGGGCGCCACCACGGTACGTACCGTCCTCGCGGGCCTGTTCGAGCTGCCCGAGGACCGTGTCACCGTCGTCGCCGAGCACGTCGGCGGCGGCTTCGGCTGCAAGGGGACGCCCCGCCCGCATGTCGTGCTGGCCGCGATGGCCGCGCGCGAGACCGGCCGGCCCGTCACGGTCGCCCTGCCCCGGCGATTTCTGCCCGCCGTGGTCGGGCACCGCGCCCCCACACTGCACCGCGTCCGCCTGGGCGCCGCGGCCGACGGGACCCTGGCCGCCGTCCTGCACGAGGTCACCACCCACACGTCCCGGATCAAGGAGTTCGTCGAACAGGCCGCGACACCCGCGCGCGTGATGTACGCGGCGGCGAACATCCTCACCAGCCATCGCGTGGTGCCGCTCGACGTGCCCAGCCCGTCATGGATGCGGGCCCCCGGCGAGGCGCCGGGCATGTTCGCGCTGGAGTCGGCGATGGACGAACTCGCCGTCGAACTCGGCATGGACCCCGTGGAACTGCGCATCGCCAACGAGCCGGACGCGGAGCCCGACAGCGGCCGGCCCTTCAGCAGCCGCCATCTCGTCGAGTGCCTGCGGGAGGGCGCCCGCCGCTTCGACTGGGCCGCACGCCCCGCGGCCCCGCGCGCCAGAACGGCGGGCCCGCTGCTGATGGGCACCGGAGTGGCGGCCGCCACCTATCCCGTCCTGGTCTCGCCGGCCACCGCCACGGCGCAGGCCCTGCCCGGCGGGGACTTCGTGGTACGGATCAACGCCACGGACATCGGCACGGGAGCCCGCACCGTCATGGCGCAGATCGCCGCCCATGCCCTCGGTGTCCCGGTGGATCGGGTCCGCTCCGAGGTGGGAAGCAGCGACCTGCCGTCGGCGCCGCTGGCCGGCGGCTCCTCGGGGACGGCGTCCTGGGGCTGGGCCGTGCACGAGGCGTGCACACGACTGCGCGCACGACTGGCGGAGGGCACGGGTCCCGTGCCGGACCAGGGAATCGTCACGAACGCCGACACCGCGGGCCACGCCGACGCCGAAAGCGCCTACGCCCGCCACGCGTTCGGTGCCCACTTCGCCGAGGTCGCCGTCGACACGGTCACGGGGGAGGTCCGCGTGAGCCGACTGCTCGGCGTGTACGCGGCGGGCCGCATCCTCAACGCCCGTACCGCCCGCTCCCAGTTCATCGGCGGCATGACCATGGGACTGGGCATGGCGTTGACCGAGGGCAGCACGATGGACCCCGCGTTCGGCGACTTCACGGAGTCCGACCTCGCGGCCTATCACGTGCCCGCGCACGCCGACGTCCGCGACATCGAGGCGTACTGGGTCGACGAGGACGACCCCCATCTCAACCCCATGGGCAGCAAGGGCATCGGGGAGATCGGCATCGTGGGCACGGCGGCCGCCATCGGCAACGCCGTGCACCACGCCACGGGCGTCCGGTTCCGCGAACTGCCCCTGACGCCTGACCGGGTGCTCGGCGGCCTGGCGACGCCGGGCTCGGTGAGTGGAGGTTAG
- a CDS encoding DUF6479 family protein, whose protein sequence is MNTTHYEAIASNAAFGMFAAFVGGLVIVGALVWAVRFGTKVRRREPGPPRREEQPTLPESGPVHETRQRREPDEVPRAANESERLTPHDLHASGSKPSENQQRPRWDEGAGGSFGSGGPGRS, encoded by the coding sequence ATGAACACGACCCACTATGAGGCAATTGCTTCGAATGCCGCTTTCGGAATGTTCGCCGCCTTCGTCGGCGGTCTGGTCATCGTCGGCGCGTTGGTGTGGGCGGTGCGCTTCGGCACCAAGGTGCGCCGCCGCGAGCCGGGACCGCCCCGACGCGAGGAGCAGCCCACGCTGCCGGAGTCCGGGCCGGTTCACGAGACGCGACAGAGGCGGGAGCCCGACGAGGTCCCCAGGGCGGCGAACGAGAGCGAACGGCTCACCCCGCACGACCTCCACGCGTCCGGAAGCAAACCGAGCGAGAACCAGCAGCGGCCACGCTGGGACGAGGGCGCCGGCGGTTCGTTCGGCAGCGGCGGCCCCGGGAGGTCGTGA
- a CDS encoding DUF5709 domain-containing protein: protein MGSQNGDDLMGDEVYQPEGPEDREDEGILDPEDTLGDRGSDPYDEGWSPPERPLGVEHEGTTAREQREGESLDHRLAEERPDPALEEFGDPADADDPGDLRDGEGEPLDDEVGDEPAGRLVALDEGVREEAEKDLLAEDDAEKDLLAEDVGIDGGAASAEEAAVHRVPDEDDYPL from the coding sequence ATGGGCAGCCAGAACGGCGACGACCTCATGGGCGACGAGGTGTACCAGCCCGAGGGCCCCGAGGACCGGGAGGACGAGGGCATCCTCGACCCGGAGGACACCCTCGGCGACCGCGGATCGGACCCGTACGACGAGGGATGGTCGCCGCCCGAGCGTCCGCTCGGCGTCGAGCACGAGGGCACGACCGCGCGCGAGCAGCGGGAGGGCGAGAGCCTGGACCACAGGCTGGCCGAGGAGCGGCCCGATCCTGCGCTGGAGGAGTTCGGGGATCCCGCGGACGCCGACGATCCGGGTGACCTGCGCGACGGCGAGGGAGAGCCCCTCGACGACGAGGTCGGCGACGAGCCGGCGGGCCGTCTCGTCGCCCTCGACGAGGGTGTACGCGAGGAGGCGGAGAAGGACCTGCTCGCCGAGGACGACGCGGAGAAGGATCTGCTCGCCGAGGACGTCGGCATCGACGGCGGCGCGGCTTCCGCGGAGGAGGCGGCCGTCCACCGCGTCCCCGACGAGGACGACTATCCGCTGTAG